A stretch of the Candidatus Jettenia sp. AMX2 genome encodes the following:
- a CDS encoding DUF1573 domain-containing protein, translated as MKRVIVFLFFGFFLLFLVSAETVRSDSNTSDRKTGDVNTDKPKIVFEKQVHDFGKQYIGEILNYKFKFKNKGSGELVIYKVKSSCGCTAALVSKNKLLKNEEGEIDITFNPGQQTGKISKSIIVDSNDQDNPGYTLTVIAEVFEEVSVTPKRVHFGIIKKGERAVKILDIKTTPELGIEVVKVESPNPYIAIILMTKEENHYSYQLVIDDYDHIGKFTGIIFVYTTSKRQERVDVPFFGEIAGDLTFYPETLSFGTARKGHSPKRTVIVNFLNKGVKIKKIEIDPEIMNYTVSELNSSQKIDVKLHDDIAAGKFKGDIKIYTDSVIQPLITIHVTGEIKE; from the coding sequence ATGAAAAGAGTAATCGTCTTTTTATTCTTTGGTTTTTTTCTGTTATTTCTGGTAAGTGCAGAAACAGTCAGAAGCGATAGTAATACGAGTGACAGGAAAACTGGCGATGTTAATACTGACAAACCAAAAATAGTTTTTGAAAAACAAGTCCATGATTTTGGGAAACAGTATATCGGGGAGATATTAAATTATAAATTTAAATTCAAAAATAAAGGTTCTGGTGAATTGGTTATTTATAAGGTTAAATCTTCATGCGGGTGTACAGCAGCTTTGGTTTCTAAAAATAAGCTATTAAAAAATGAAGAAGGAGAGATAGATATTACCTTTAATCCTGGTCAGCAAACAGGTAAAATATCAAAATCGATTATCGTTGATTCAAACGATCAGGATAATCCTGGGTATACCTTAACGGTTATTGCAGAAGTGTTTGAAGAAGTCAGTGTAACTCCCAAACGGGTTCATTTTGGCATTATTAAAAAAGGGGAACGTGCTGTTAAGATCCTTGATATTAAGACGACGCCGGAGCTGGGAATCGAAGTGGTAAAAGTAGAGTCTCCCAATCCCTATATTGCTATCATTCTAATGACAAAAGAAGAGAACCATTATTCCTATCAGCTTGTTATCGATGATTATGACCATATTGGAAAATTTACCGGAATAATTTTCGTCTATACCACAAGCAAAAGACAGGAAAGGGTTGATGTTCCGTTTTTTGGTGAAATTGCCGGTGATCTGACGTTTTATCCGGAAACCCTTTCGTTTGGTACAGCCAGAAAGGGCCATTCCCCGAAAAGGACGGTGATCGTTAATTTCCTGAATAAAGGTGTGAAAATAAAAAAAATAGAGATTGATCCCGAAATTATGAATTATACCGTTTCTGAATTAAATTCCAGCCAGAAAATTGATGTGAAACTTCATGATGATATTGCTGCCGGTAAATTTAAGGGAGACATAAAGATATATACCGATAGTGTCATTCAGCCTCTCATTACTATTCATGTTACTGGAGAGATAAAAGAATAA
- a CDS encoding multiheme c-type cytochrome, producing MAFLLNMMTYFKYLIIFLVVFLPVKLSGSPLKIVFVFTGEEFGNLVPCGCFHGQIGGIPRRHTCIDSIVEANENNIVIPVSLGDLINGSGRQEEIKMEILFRAMEEMGYILHNIGEKDIEIGPQVISYLSQTKKTAFLASNIGFNTPFPIEINQYLLKEYIDSGSRFRIAFLGILSPSLLDKGSSGYVTIDNPRQVLEPLIMELQDKANFIVLLSHAPREESEEIANYFPEIDLIITGHNHDADESENLITYVNDTPIVSAGKDGKYVGIARYLVKNGIAEKKSIEIVPLDDTFKDSQKMLYLLKEYQQILRDEDLLRKTPQLTIPNELSYVGSVACKTCHKAIYAHWSKTRHNSSYHTLLSSGYQYDPECIKCHTTGYGYVTGFSNYEENRNLIHVGCESCHGAGSGHIKNITDKSYGFVKRGTCEICHDSQHSPGFQFDTFWKKIRHPEETPINTGG from the coding sequence GTGGCATTTCTATTAAATATGATGACCTATTTCAAATATTTGATAATTTTCTTAGTCGTTTTTTTACCGGTAAAACTATCAGGTTCACCTCTGAAGATAGTGTTTGTATTTACCGGAGAAGAATTCGGGAATCTGGTTCCCTGTGGTTGTTTTCATGGACAGATTGGGGGCATACCGCGAAGACATACATGTATAGATTCTATTGTAGAAGCGAATGAAAACAATATCGTTATCCCTGTAAGCCTTGGTGACCTTATCAATGGTTCCGGGAGACAGGAAGAGATTAAAATGGAGATTTTATTCCGTGCGATGGAGGAAATGGGCTATATTCTCCATAATATAGGAGAAAAAGATATTGAAATCGGTCCACAAGTAATAAGCTATTTATCACAAACAAAAAAAACGGCATTTCTTGCCAGTAATATAGGGTTCAATACTCCTTTTCCCATAGAAATCAATCAATATCTTCTGAAGGAATATATTGATTCAGGGTCGCGTTTCAGAATTGCTTTTTTAGGCATCCTTTCCCCTTCACTCCTTGATAAAGGTTCATCCGGTTACGTTACGATTGATAATCCCAGGCAGGTTCTTGAACCATTAATCATGGAGTTGCAGGATAAGGCAAATTTCATCGTGTTGTTGTCACATGCACCACGTGAAGAATCTGAAGAAATTGCAAATTATTTTCCTGAGATTGACCTGATAATAACGGGCCATAATCATGATGCTGATGAATCGGAAAATTTAATAACATATGTCAATGATACTCCCATTGTATCCGCCGGGAAAGATGGGAAATATGTTGGAATTGCAAGGTATTTAGTTAAGAACGGGATTGCAGAGAAGAAATCTATTGAGATTGTTCCGCTGGATGATACATTCAAAGACTCACAGAAAATGCTTTACCTATTAAAAGAATATCAGCAAATATTGAGAGATGAAGATTTGTTGAGGAAGACCCCCCAATTAACTATTCCAAATGAACTCTCGTATGTTGGCAGTGTGGCCTGTAAAACGTGTCATAAAGCAATATATGCTCATTGGAGTAAAACAAGGCATAATTCATCATATCATACCTTGCTCAGCAGCGGGTATCAATATGATCCTGAGTGTATTAAGTGTCATACGACCGGCTATGGATATGTTACTGGTTTTTCCAACTATGAGGAAAACCGGAATTTAATACATGTCGGTTGTGAAAGTTGCCATGGTGCGGGTAGCGGCCATATAAAGAATATTACTGATAAGTCGTATGGTTTTGTTAAAAGAGGCACCTGTGAAATATGTCATGATAGCCAGCATAGTCCCGGGTTCCAATTCGATACATTCTGGAAAAAGATCAGACATCCAGAGGAAACACCAATAAATACAGGAGGATAA
- the galT gene encoding galactose-1-phosphate uridylyltransferase, producing the protein MPELRKDPVSGRWVIIASERAMRPTDFKTEPQIIKGGFCPFCEGNEDKTPPEIIAYRERGTLPNTKGWRIRVVSNKFPTLRIEGNLNKRGEGIYDKMNGIGAHEVIIESPKHIVTITELENKQVEEILWACRDRLVDLKKDKRFIYGLLFKNVGMLAGATLEHSHSQLIATPIVPITVMHEMNGCEEFYKYRGRCLFCDMIQQEIASASRIVLEENGFIAFTPYASRFPFEIWILPKTHSSHFENLQKLESEELAQVLRTVLLKVEALLEFPPYNYIIHTTPFVLGEVEHYHWHIEIIPRLTRVAGFEWGSGFYINPVTPESAAEFLRNVTID; encoded by the coding sequence ATGCCCGAGCTTAGAAAAGATCCTGTTTCCGGCAGATGGGTAATTATTGCCAGCGAAAGAGCTATGCGGCCAACTGATTTTAAAACAGAACCGCAAATTATTAAGGGAGGTTTTTGTCCTTTTTGTGAGGGAAACGAAGATAAGACCCCTCCTGAAATTATCGCATATCGCGAAAGGGGAACTCTGCCGAATACAAAAGGCTGGAGGATAAGGGTGGTGTCCAATAAATTCCCAACCTTGAGAATAGAGGGTAATTTAAATAAGCGAGGTGAAGGAATTTATGATAAAATGAATGGAATAGGCGCCCATGAAGTGATTATCGAAAGTCCCAAACACATTGTCACTATAACGGAGCTTGAGAATAAACAAGTGGAGGAAATTTTATGGGCATGCAGGGACAGGCTGGTCGATCTGAAGAAAGATAAACGGTTTATTTACGGATTGCTTTTCAAAAATGTTGGCATGTTAGCCGGAGCCACATTAGAGCATTCCCATTCTCAGTTAATTGCCACGCCGATTGTTCCTATTACCGTTATGCACGAAATGAATGGGTGTGAAGAGTTTTATAAATACAGAGGACGCTGCCTGTTTTGTGATATGATTCAGCAGGAGATAGCGAGTGCATCACGAATTGTGTTAGAGGAAAATGGATTTATTGCTTTTACGCCATATGCATCAAGATTTCCCTTTGAAATATGGATTTTGCCAAAAACACATTCTTCACATTTTGAAAATTTACAAAAACTTGAGAGTGAAGAGCTTGCTCAGGTACTTCGCACAGTGCTACTCAAGGTTGAAGCATTACTGGAATTCCCGCCTTATAATTATATTATCCATACAACACCCTTTGTTTTGGGAGAGGTAGAGCATTATCATTGGCATATTGAGATCATTCCCCGGTTAACAAGGGTTGCAGGATTCGAATGGGGCAGTGGTTTTTATATAAATCCGGTAACGCCGGAAAGCGCAGCAGAATTTCTGAGAAATGTTACCATTGATTAA
- the glgA gene encoding glycogen synthase GlgA, whose protein sequence is MKVVYVSSEVMPFAKTGGLADIAGTLPKSLQKQGIDIMVIMPLYGIVKNHPYPLSKIDLQVVVRIGDKLKCGYVYKGFLPDSQVPVYFLDNEQYYGRKGLYNYPGTTRDFEDNSERFIFFDQAVLEIIDQLNICPDIVHCNDWQTGLVPVYLKTKYVTRNCFKNTKTIMTIHNLAYQGIFWHWDMNLTGLDWSLFNWKQLEFYGKLNFLKAGIVFSDSITTVSKTYGKEIQTPEYGAGLDKVLQERANDLYGIVNGIDYTQWNPETDKFIAANYGLKDITGKQICKKALQQKFKLPVKEVPVIGMITRLIDQKGLDLVADKFSDLMKINIQFVLLGIGEHRYHKIFQNYAEIYSGKTSVKLTFDECSAHEIEAGSDIFLMPSRFEPCGLNQLYSLRYGTVPVVRSTGGLADTIVDVRSEPVAHGRANGFSFREYRSDLLVATLVRALDFFKNRVQWFGIMKNGMMQDWSLERSAREYIAIYDKVVKKQ, encoded by the coding sequence GTGAAGGTTGTTTATGTATCATCAGAGGTTATGCCATTTGCAAAAACAGGGGGCCTTGCCGATATAGCCGGGACGTTACCAAAAAGCTTACAAAAACAAGGGATTGATATTATGGTAATTATGCCTTTGTATGGCATAGTGAAAAACCATCCATATCCTTTATCGAAAATTGATTTACAGGTGGTAGTAAGAATCGGGGATAAACTTAAATGTGGCTATGTATACAAAGGATTCTTGCCTGATTCTCAGGTTCCTGTTTATTTTTTAGACAATGAACAGTATTATGGCAGAAAAGGATTATATAATTATCCTGGTACAACAAGAGATTTTGAAGATAATAGTGAACGATTTATTTTTTTTGATCAAGCCGTACTGGAAATAATTGATCAGTTAAATATATGTCCGGATATAGTACACTGCAACGATTGGCAAACAGGTCTTGTTCCTGTTTATTTAAAGACAAAATATGTAACAAGAAATTGCTTTAAGAATACAAAGACAATCATGACTATCCATAATCTTGCGTATCAGGGGATATTCTGGCACTGGGATATGAATCTGACAGGATTGGACTGGAGTCTTTTTAACTGGAAACAATTGGAATTTTATGGAAAATTAAATTTTTTAAAAGCGGGTATTGTTTTTAGCGACAGTATTACCACGGTTAGTAAGACATATGGAAAAGAGATCCAAACACCTGAATATGGAGCAGGTTTGGATAAGGTACTCCAGGAAAGAGCAAACGATCTGTATGGAATTGTCAATGGTATTGATTATACACAGTGGAATCCGGAAACTGATAAATTTATAGCTGCAAACTACGGACTCAAAGATATAACCGGGAAGCAAATCTGTAAAAAAGCTTTACAGCAAAAATTTAAACTGCCAGTTAAAGAGGTTCCCGTGATTGGAATGATAACACGTTTAATAGATCAAAAGGGATTGGATTTGGTTGCTGATAAGTTCAGTGATTTGATGAAAATAAATATTCAATTTGTTTTATTAGGCATTGGAGAACATCGATATCATAAGATATTTCAAAATTATGCAGAAATTTATTCCGGGAAAACATCGGTAAAGTTAACTTTTGATGAATGTTCCGCACATGAAATAGAAGCCGGGTCTGATATATTTTTAATGCCATCACGCTTTGAACCGTGCGGATTGAATCAATTGTACAGTTTGCGATATGGAACTGTTCCTGTTGTGCGCAGTACAGGAGGGCTTGCTGATACCATTGTCGATGTTCGCTCTGAACCGGTTGCTCATGGAAGGGCCAATGGATTTTCATTCAGGGAATATCGTTCTGACCTGCTGGTTGCCACCCTGGTAAGGGCGCTGGATTTTTTTAAAAACAGGGTACAATGGTTCGGTATTATGAAGAACGGAATGATGCAGGATTGGTCACTGGAACGAAGTGCAAGAGAGTATATTGCAATTTATGATAAAGTAGTAAAAAAACAATAG
- a CDS encoding ATP-binding protein — protein sequence MLPDIFKNRVEDILCNVITTLEAGVSIVDKNLIIVWSNELLAHILHLKENPLGKSCREVYACECPGTENCTILQALSHGERRISSTQLITEKGERRYIQNFSIPVKNEKGDISNLLKLSIDITEKEEKIRQISLLRKLSELMHGTLQIDRLLHLILTCVTAGVALGFNRARLFLVDKEKNIVYGKMAVGPSNQEEASKIWSEIANKYEELEDLIKASEDNYRDDTPLHLITRLMAYPLDEEGIVISCIKNKMPVLIKDAVNSPNIDKKFLNMIEANEFVCVPLLVKEEAIGLICADNFYSRNPITEEHVQLLCTFASQAALAIENAEAYKKLGEKIQQLKETQERLICSERLGVIGNMAAYVAHEIRNPLVTIGGFARAILRTSHPDDQIKQGIEIIVEEVNRLEKILKNIMDFSKPHELVKTDSQINEIVENICSLMEPYFKNSNIQLMRKFSASIPKIIIDTTQIKQVFLNIIKNAVESMPKGGTLTIETAVEDNYVKINIADTGEGMSAEIIRNIFVPFFTTKADGTGVGLAVSQKILDEHGGCIRVKSLLKQGSTFSIYLPIIK from the coding sequence ATGTTACCTGATATCTTTAAAAACAGAGTGGAAGATATTCTATGCAATGTTATAACTACACTTGAAGCCGGAGTTTCCATTGTTGATAAAAATTTGATTATCGTCTGGTCCAACGAATTACTTGCCCATATTTTACATTTAAAAGAAAACCCTTTAGGAAAAAGTTGCCGTGAGGTTTATGCCTGTGAATGTCCTGGTACGGAAAACTGTACTATCCTTCAGGCCCTTTCTCATGGTGAAAGGCGGATTAGCAGTACACAGCTCATTACAGAAAAAGGAGAAAGGAGGTATATTCAAAACTTTTCCATACCTGTCAAAAATGAGAAAGGTGATATTTCGAATCTCCTTAAACTCTCAATAGACATCACCGAGAAAGAGGAGAAAATACGTCAGATATCCCTTCTAAGGAAACTTTCCGAGTTAATGCACGGAACATTGCAAATAGACCGGTTGCTTCATTTAATTTTAACATGTGTTACTGCCGGAGTTGCATTGGGGTTTAATCGTGCACGGCTTTTTCTTGTTGACAAAGAGAAAAATATTGTTTACGGCAAGATGGCTGTTGGCCCTTCCAATCAGGAAGAGGCATCTAAGATATGGAGTGAAATTGCTAATAAATACGAAGAGTTGGAAGATCTTATTAAAGCATCTGAAGATAATTACCGCGATGATACTCCGTTACATTTAATTACAAGATTAATGGCATATCCACTTGATGAAGAGGGGATTGTTATTTCATGCATAAAAAATAAAATGCCAGTTTTAATAAAAGATGCTGTGAATAGTCCCAATATTGATAAAAAATTTCTCAATATGATCGAAGCGAATGAGTTTGTTTGTGTACCCTTATTAGTAAAAGAAGAAGCTATTGGATTAATTTGCGCTGATAATTTTTATAGCCGGAATCCAATAACAGAGGAACATGTCCAGTTATTATGTACTTTTGCCAGTCAAGCAGCACTCGCAATTGAAAACGCAGAAGCATATAAAAAATTAGGGGAAAAAATTCAACAACTTAAAGAAACGCAGGAAAGGTTAATCTGTTCAGAGAGGCTTGGCGTGATTGGAAATATGGCAGCTTATGTTGCTCATGAGATTCGTAATCCGCTGGTAACTATTGGGGGTTTTGCCAGGGCAATTTTAAGAACATCTCATCCTGACGATCAGATAAAGCAAGGCATTGAAATTATTGTTGAGGAGGTTAACCGGCTTGAGAAGATTCTTAAAAATATTATGGATTTTAGCAAGCCACATGAACTTGTCAAAACAGATTCCCAGATTAATGAAATAGTAGAGAATATATGTTCTCTTATGGAACCTTACTTCAAAAACAGTAACATTCAATTAATGAGGAAATTTAGTGCATCTATTCCGAAAATTATTATAGATACGACCCAAATCAAACAAGTATTTCTGAATATTATAAAAAATGCCGTAGAATCAATGCCGAAGGGCGGTACTTTAACAATAGAAACTGCAGTCGAGGACAATTATGTAAAGATTAATATTGCTGATACCGGTGAAGGTATGTCAGCCGAAATCATCAGGAACATCTTCGTTCCGTTTTTTACGACAAAAGCAGATGGTACAGGTGTAGGGTTGGCTGTGTCTCAAAAAATCTTAGATGAGCATGGAGGATGCATCAGGGTTAAGAGTTTATTGAAGCAAGGGTCAACTTTTTCAATATATTTACCCATAATAAAATGA
- a CDS encoding response regulator has protein sequence MKTILIVEDDKNQLLLYKQELSLEGYNVITAVDGLEAIEKVKVHAPDLIVMDINMPKMNGIEAMRAILSKQKKIPIIINTAYSSYKDDFMSWSADAYVIKSSDLRELKNKIRELL, from the coding sequence ATGAAGACAATTCTCATAGTTGAAGATGACAAAAATCAACTCTTACTCTACAAGCAAGAGTTGTCACTGGAGGGATACAATGTTATTACTGCAGTGGATGGCCTGGAAGCGATTGAAAAGGTAAAAGTGCATGCACCAGACCTTATTGTGATGGATATTAATATGCCAAAGATGAATGGAATTGAGGCGATGCGTGCAATTTTGAGCAAACAGAAGAAGATACCTATTATTATTAATACCGCATATAGTAGCTATAAAGATGATTTTATGTCATGGTCTGCCGATGCCTATGTTATCAAGTCTTCAGATCTGAGAGAGTTGAAAAATAAGATAAGAGAATTATTATGA
- a CDS encoding L,D-transpeptidase family protein, protein MLIVKKDDNFVIYKKDIIVYPDELREEPKSSSEDFKPIEKKGRKKQESAGLFAIVDKYLEEGKKVEARNALSDLFINKKMPEKQNEIKELLDKLNKELIFSSIPSPDAVIYTVQPGDTLERIAKRFKTTYELIMRLNGKSTTRITVGERLKILEGNTKIIISKSDFTLTLLLNGYYIRQYKICIGKDDKTPEGIFEVKNKLKEPAWYAPQGGVFPFGHEENILGTRWIGFKDRPDASGFGIHGTTQPETIGTAASLGCIRMLNSDVEELFDFVTLDTEIIIYR, encoded by the coding sequence TTGCTAATAGTTAAAAAGGATGACAATTTTGTTATTTATAAAAAAGATATTATTGTTTACCCCGATGAGCTCAGGGAAGAGCCAAAAAGCAGCAGCGAAGATTTCAAGCCAATAGAAAAAAAAGGAAGAAAAAAACAGGAATCGGCAGGCTTGTTCGCAATTGTGGATAAATATTTAGAAGAAGGTAAAAAAGTGGAGGCCAGGAATGCCCTCTCAGATTTATTTATCAATAAAAAAATGCCGGAAAAACAGAATGAAATAAAAGAATTATTGGATAAATTAAATAAAGAACTTATCTTCTCTTCTATACCATCTCCCGATGCGGTTATATATACCGTTCAGCCAGGTGATACCTTAGAAAGGATAGCAAAAAGATTTAAAACAACCTATGAATTAATTATGAGGTTGAATGGTAAATCTACTACCCGGATAACGGTGGGAGAGAGGCTTAAAATACTAGAGGGAAATACAAAAATAATTATTAGCAAGAGTGATTTTACCTTAACATTGCTGTTGAACGGTTATTACATCAGGCAGTATAAGATTTGCATAGGGAAGGACGACAAAACACCCGAGGGTATATTTGAAGTAAAAAATAAATTAAAAGAACCTGCGTGGTATGCGCCACAGGGAGGGGTATTTCCTTTTGGGCATGAGGAAAACATACTTGGTACCCGCTGGATTGGATTTAAAGACAGGCCAGACGCTTCTGGTTTTGGAATTCATGGCACTACACAACCTGAAACAATAGGTACAGCGGCATCGCTTGGTTGCATCAGGATGTTAAACAGCGATGTGGAAGAATTGTTTGATTTTGTGACATTAGATACAGAAATTATTATTTACCGATAA
- the rnc gene encoding ribonuclease III has translation MIFQTNNHIHAKKLIECQLIIGYSFKNIGILEKALTHTSCRVENNLSNERLEFLGDAVLGMIISDYLYKSLPQYSEGDLTKVKSVVVSQATLAKVSLGANLNEFLSVGKGLNDRSFLPRSLLANVFEAIIGAVFLDGGLEAAYDFTIRYLKKEIDIVCTNQHEKNYKSILQQYSQREYGVTPDYRVLQQIGPDHGKTFEVIVLIKGTEYGRGWGKSKKEAEQFAAKETLKTVIPDIDLIPTDEPCI, from the coding sequence ATGATATTCCAAACGAATAATCATATACATGCAAAAAAACTTATTGAGTGTCAGTTAATAATCGGATATTCTTTTAAAAATATTGGAATACTTGAGAAAGCGCTTACCCATACTTCATGCAGGGTGGAAAATAATTTATCTAACGAAAGATTAGAGTTTCTGGGAGATGCGGTATTGGGAATGATTATTTCAGATTATCTTTATAAGAGTCTGCCTCAGTACAGCGAAGGAGATTTAACAAAAGTAAAATCAGTAGTCGTTAGCCAGGCAACGCTTGCAAAAGTCAGTTTGGGAGCAAATCTGAATGAATTTCTTTCGGTTGGAAAAGGATTAAATGACCGGAGTTTTCTTCCAAGATCTTTACTTGCTAACGTATTTGAAGCAATTATCGGTGCTGTTTTTCTTGACGGAGGTCTTGAGGCTGCTTATGATTTCACCATAAGATATTTGAAGAAAGAAATCGATATTGTTTGCACAAACCAGCACGAAAAAAATTATAAATCGATTCTCCAGCAATATAGCCAAAGAGAATATGGCGTTACCCCTGATTATCGGGTTTTACAGCAAATCGGACCGGATCATGGAAAAACTTTTGAGGTTATTGTACTTATTAAAGGTACCGAATATGGCAGGGGATGGGGAAAAAGCAAAAAAGAAGCAGAGCAATTTGCAGCAAAAGAGACCTTAAAGACCGTCATCCCTGACATTGATTTAATTCCTACTGACGAACCGTGCATTTAG
- a CDS encoding NYN domain-containing protein, with protein sequence MVGGRIRGSQQRVGIFVDVQNMFYSAKALHQSKIDYSKLLLEVVGDRNLIRAIAYVVQKPDVDQSSFTDALGRLGYEIKSKELRLRPDGTAKGDWDMGIAIDSIAIAPKLDTVVLVTGDGDFVPLVEMLKAHGCRVEVVSFRRSTAVELINAATKYTAIEESMLFKEKKFQKNDIPNE encoded by the coding sequence ATGGTAGGTGGACGTATCAGAGGATCTCAACAGAGGGTCGGGATTTTTGTTGATGTCCAGAATATGTTTTATTCAGCAAAAGCTTTACATCAGTCGAAGATCGATTACAGCAAACTGTTGTTGGAGGTTGTTGGTGATAGAAATCTTATCCGCGCCATCGCATATGTCGTTCAAAAACCAGATGTTGATCAGTCAAGTTTTACCGATGCATTAGGCCGTTTAGGATATGAAATTAAATCAAAAGAACTTCGATTAAGACCCGACGGTACGGCGAAAGGAGATTGGGATATGGGCATTGCTATTGATTCCATAGCAATCGCTCCAAAGCTTGATACCGTAGTATTGGTTACAGGAGATGGAGACTTTGTACCACTGGTAGAGATGTTAAAAGCCCATGGTTGCAGGGTTGAAGTTGTATCATTCAGAAGAAGCACAGCTGTTGAACTTATTAATGCCGCAACAAAATATACCGCGATAGAAGAGTCTATGTTATTTAAAGAAAAAAAGTTTCAAAAAAATGATATTCCAAACGAATAA
- the pheA gene encoding prephenate dehydratase has product MDIDSLRREIDILDSKIVGLLNERARIVLKIGEIKKQNQAQVYVPNREQEVYSRIILQNKGPLSNECLKAIYRELMAGSLVLEKAIKVSYLGPEGTFSYFAARQKFGSSVEYIPARGIDDVFRDVAGNRCDYGIVPVENSTEGGIRETLNMFVEFDIKICAEILLPIHHNLLANCSKEEVQRVYSKPQILSQCKNWLANNIPYADLVEVSSSAEAARIVEKIIKSEREGQFYAVIANAEIAQHYGLKILCKNIEDNPNNVTRFFVLGKEYSAPSGKDKTAIMCYVKNSPGSLLEILEPFKTYAINLTNIETLPTRKKVWEYCFYLDFEGHASDERIQTALNEVAGKCFDMKILGSFPKCD; this is encoded by the coding sequence ATGGATATTGATTCTTTAAGAAGAGAAATTGATATATTAGACTCAAAAATTGTGGGGTTGCTTAATGAAAGGGCCAGAATCGTACTAAAAATAGGTGAGATTAAAAAACAGAATCAGGCTCAGGTTTATGTACCCAACAGAGAGCAGGAAGTTTATTCCAGGATTATATTGCAGAACAAGGGGCCTTTATCAAATGAATGTCTCAAGGCAATTTACCGGGAATTAATGGCAGGGTCTCTGGTGTTGGAAAAGGCGATTAAGGTTTCCTATTTAGGTCCTGAAGGTACTTTTAGTTATTTTGCTGCCAGACAAAAGTTTGGTTCATCTGTTGAGTATATCCCGGCAAGAGGCATTGATGACGTTTTCAGGGACGTAGCAGGCAACAGATGTGATTATGGAATTGTGCCGGTTGAAAACTCGACAGAAGGTGGCATACGGGAAACATTGAACATGTTTGTCGAATTTGATATTAAGATATGTGCTGAGATCCTCTTGCCAATCCATCATAACTTACTGGCAAATTGTTCAAAAGAAGAGGTACAAAGGGTCTATTCAAAACCACAAATCCTTTCCCAGTGTAAAAACTGGCTGGCAAACAACATTCCTTATGCTGATCTGGTAGAGGTTAGCAGTAGTGCCGAGGCTGCCCGTATTGTTGAAAAGATTATAAAATCTGAAAGAGAGGGGCAATTTTATGCAGTGATTGCAAATGCAGAAATTGCTCAACATTACGGTTTAAAAATTCTCTGTAAAAATATCGAAGATAACCCAAACAATGTTACAAGGTTTTTTGTTTTGGGTAAAGAGTATAGTGCCCCAAGCGGAAAGGACAAGACAGCCATAATGTGTTATGTAAAAAATAGTCCCGGGTCGTTATTGGAGATATTAGAGCCTTTCAAAACCTATGCAATCAATCTTACCAATATTGAAACATTGCCTACGCGGAAAAAGGTATGGGAATATTGTTTCTATTTGGATTTTGAAGGCCATGCATCTGACGAAAGAATTCAAACGGCACTGAACGAAGTAGCCGGAAAGTGTTTTGATATGAAGATATTGGGATCATTTCCGAAATGCGATTGA